From the Coffea eugenioides isolate CCC68of chromosome 1, Ceug_1.0, whole genome shotgun sequence genome, the window GCTGATACATTGTTACTGATTTTTGCTTTAATGAAATTTTTGTCTGAATTGCTCTGTTAATGTTCAGGGTATCGAAGAAATCAAAGAAGTGACTGAATGAGAAGAGGGGGGCATTTGTTGCGCTGTATCATCGTTAAGTCCTTCATAGTGTTGCAATTTAGTGTTACTGGCTGCGTACTGTTGTTTTGCTGTTCTTTCTTGAAAATACTCTGTTACCCAGATTTAGATGGAAGGAGTTTTTGGAATCTTAATATTATGCACCAATTGTGCCTTGGTTTCTTTACGTCCTCACTTCGGTTTAGCTTTTCCACCAAGGCTCTTAAATTCAAGTGACCTGGTTTCATGTCAATTGGATGCGGATGCATTGGGAAAGAGGGGTTTGAGAGATGATAGGCTATATTgctgtaaaaataaaataatttccATTCAAGCTAAGTCGATGCACGTATTGATGCCTAGTTGTAAATCGTAAATCACGCAGTTAAATGTAGAAGCAAGGAAAGTCTCTCTCTTTGCGCCTCTTTTTTTCCGGGTTCAAAGTAGTTTGGTTGGCTTTGATTTCGATCGCCGCCCCAGGATGTCTTGGGAACCATAGGTCCTCACTGCTCAATGCCATTTTTTCGGGGAAGTCTACCGGAAAGGTTTATTTGCCTGGAAGCGTTCTCCGAGAAGTTTAGCGTGACAATAGTCTCGTGAGAAGTCGTCCAATTATGCCAACAAGATGGCAACCGGGCTGGAAAAGTTTCTTTCCCACTGATGAGGAGAGAATCTTTTCGGTTAGTCATTACCATACAGGGTTTTGCTTCAACGATAGAAATCCATTTGAGCGGCTCTGATTACACATCTTGAAAGTTTATTCATAATGGTGCAGGGGATTTAAATATCTTTGGCTGAGTTTGGATAGGGCATTTTTTAAAAGACAAGTTTTTCATATGCAATTGTTACAataatacacaaacaaaaataacctcaaaaatataaaaaacataaaaaataatttcaaaaatatcaaaaagtaacattaaaaacaccaaaaataacctcatctacagtaaaagtttttcacttatattactacagtaaaatatttcaaaaacagctaatccaaaaagcttattttgatcattATCCCTGCTATAACAGTCGGCACAAGGGGGAAAGTTTGGCTGCATCTCTGTGTAGTCCTGATTTCAAAAGGTTACCTCTTCATTTGGGTTTACAGATCCCAAGTTTGACGATGAATGTAACTGTGGTGCCTTTGCCGAGGCCTTCACTCTCAATCCGGATGTGGCCTCCCATTAGATTTGTAAGCCTAAAATTGTCAATTAAATATTACAGGTATTCGTCAATGGACTGATCCTGCAGGGGACTGTACAAACTGGAATCAACAAGTCACATGCATACCGTTTGCAAATGGCAAGGCCAAGACCTGCACCACTACCGCTCTGACTTGAAGAACTATAAGGCTTGACAAACTTGGTAAAGACTAAAGGAATTTCTTGGGGATCAATACCCTGCCCAGTATCCATAACCTGCAATGCAAATATTTGGAAAGCGTTATGTTTTATATTTACCAAGCAACCATGACGGTGAATGATATGAACAATGGCTATTTTGATCAAATATACCATTTCAACGAGAGTATAATGAAAGAAGTAGACCCTAACTAGGTTAAAAGAAACCATCTTTTAGTCATAAAGTATGGCCTTTCAATAAACCATACAGTATGTGTGAAGACAAAGGATTGACACAgaaacaaaaggttacaactgtTTTTTCACAGTGATGATTTTTAATCAAGTGTAGACATGGAGTGCTGACAGCCAAAGCCAAATAAACCAATTGGCATGTGCATCAATGCCTTCACAAAATTCAGACTGATCAATTGGCATGTGCATCAATGACAAGACAAGCAATAAAACTGATTAAGAATACTGAAATTTCccctatcaaaaggaaaattgaattCTCAACCTGCGCTTGTAAGTAGTAGAATTGGCCATTGCAAAAAGCAGCTTCCGAAAGTTCCCAGTCTCTAATGTACTTCAGCTTGGGAGCAGAAACAAAAATTCTAACAGAACCCTCCTTTGTAAACTTAACAGCATTTCCCACAATATTCAATATTGTTTGCAGCAGCTTATTTTCATCCCCAATAGCATAGAGAGGCAAATCTGGACTCAAAATCAAACTAACCGATAACTTTTTTACACATGCAATTGGCTTTATCAAATTTACAACCTGCATTTTAAGGACACAAAAGCTTCACTAACTAAATATTGCATCAAAAAAGGGAACAGACAAACAGAGTCACATAAAAACAACCTAGACAAATTTATCTACCTCTCGAAAAACACCATGAAGATTGAATGCTTTAACATCCAATTTGAGGCTGCCATTTTCAAGGCTCGAAAGATCCAGAACATCACTAATGAGCGTTGCTATAAGATTGCAACCCTTAAGTATCATCTCTATTACAACCCTTTGATCCAGAGTTAGTTCAGTCTCCAAGAGCAGTGAACACAACAAGAGAACTGTATTTATTGGTGTTCTCATTTCATGATTCATCATAGCCAGGAAATCATTACGAGCATAGATAGCTGCCTCTGCTTCTTTTCGAGCCGAATTCAAAGCAACATTTTGCTCTATGAGCTTGTGGTGTGCCCACATAGATTCTTCAAGAATTGCAGCATGTGAAAGAGCAACAGCAACCTAACCAAATCATAACAGTTCAGCAGAAAAAACTTAGTCAACTTAATTATTATCAGTTTAACTCGAAATTATAAaattgtagaagtgcacattgtaCTGTTTCACCATGTAATGGCCCTTAGAACATATATTGACATGTTAGCAATACCAAAATTTCAGCAAGGCACTTGATGAGGAAAATTTGAGTTTATTCTACACCTGGTCGGCAACAACTTCAATAAGTTCTAACTCATGATTACGCCATTTTCTTACACCGTTCATAGGTAGTATTAATACCATCAGCGCATAACTTTTTGAAGAAAGTTCAGGC encodes:
- the LOC113781486 gene encoding probable ethylene response sensor 1 isoform X1, which encodes MISCDCVEPQWAAEEQLLNFQYIADLFIAFAYFSIPVELVYFVQKSAFFPYRWVLIQFGAFIILCGASHFISLWTFSVHSKTVAVAVAIAKMSTAVVSCATALMLVHIIPDLLSVRNQELFLKSKVDELDREMGIVIKQEESGRHVRMLTHEIRSTLDRQTILRTTLVELGRCLQLEECALWMPSRRGLNLQLSHTLNSLIPDGSSVPINLPDLSEVFNSAKAIRLPHACPLARIRPAFRRYSAPEVVAVRIPLLNILDFQIHNWPELSSKSYALMVLILPMNGVRKWRNHELELIEVVADQVAVALSHAAILEESMWAHHKLIEQNVALNSARKEAEAAIYARNDFLAMMNHEMRTPINTVLLLCSLLLETELTLDQRVVIEMILKGCNLIATLISDVLDLSSLENGSLKLDVKAFNLHGVFREVVNLIKPIACVKKLSVSLILSPDLPLYAIGDENKLLQTILNIVGNAVKFTKEGSVRIFVSAPKLKYIRDWELSEAAFCNGQFYYLQAQVMDTGQGIDPQEIPLVFTKFVKPYSSSSQSGSGAGLGLAICKRLTNLMGGHIRIESEGLGKGTTVTFIVKLGICKPK
- the LOC113781486 gene encoding probable ethylene response sensor 1 isoform X2, with protein sequence MISCDCVEPQWAAEEQLLNFQYIADLFIAFAYFSIPVELVYFVQKSAFFPYRWVLIQFGAFIILCGASHFISLWTFSVHSKTVAVAVAIAKMSTAVVSCATALMLVHIIPDLLSVRNQELFLKSKVDELDREMGIVIKQEESGRHVRMLTHEIRSTLDRQTILRTTLVELGRCLQLEECALWMPSRRGLNLQLSHTLNSLIPDGSSVPINLPDLSEVFNSAKAIRLPHACPLARIRPAFRRYSAPEVVAVRIPLLNILDFQIHNWPELSSKSYALMVLILPMNGVAVALSHAAILEESMWAHHKLIEQNVALNSARKEAEAAIYARNDFLAMMNHEMRTPINTVLLLCSLLLETELTLDQRVVIEMILKGCNLIATLISDVLDLSSLENGSLKLDVKAFNLHGVFREVVNLIKPIACVKKLSVSLILSPDLPLYAIGDENKLLQTILNIVGNAVKFTKEGSVRIFVSAPKLKYIRDWELSEAAFCNGQFYYLQAQVMDTGQGIDPQEIPLVFTKFVKPYSSSSQSGSGAGLGLAICKRLTNLMGGHIRIESEGLGKGTTVTFIVKLGICKPK